Within the Salinimonas marina genome, the region CGGTCATCGGCATTTTTTGTACCAGATACAGCCGTTTTTCAGGGAATAACACGGCCACTTCCTGCCCACTCTGACTGACAGTAAACTGGCCGACATCAGCATTATAATTGGGGCCGGCCTGCGTAGTATGCGCATCAAACCTGACCTGGTATGCGCCTATGGTCACCTGCTCGCCAGGGCTCATACGAATATCACGTTCCAGTTCATAATTACTGACCAGCGTAATGCCAATAAGTGAAACAGCAAAGCCTAAATGTCCCAGCACCATAGCCCAGTGGCTACGGGTGAGCATAGACAACCGTTGTAACACACTATGCTGCTGGCCCAGGCTTTCAAGACGCTGCAGGACCTCCATAATCGTACAAATGACGATCCAGAAGGCCAGCACTAAACCCAGCACGGCCATATAAGCTGGCTGCGAGTAGGAGAAAAATACCAGCAGGGCAGCACTGAGGCTTAATCCGAATGCCAGTAACATTTGTCGGCTTAATGCCCCTACCGGCTGGCTCTTCCATCGCACCAGCGGCCCGATGCCCAGCATAAATACAAACGGTACCACCAGATACACAAACATTTTATTGAAAAACGGCGCCCCAATCGAGATAGAGCCCAGGCCAATTTCCTTGTGGATAAGTGGTAATAAGGTGCCTAGCAACACCACGATAGTGGCGGCGCACAAAAACAGGTTGTTGCCCATCAGCAAGACTTCACGAGAAAACATCTGATAGCGTGCCACGCTGTTAAGGGTACTGGCCCGAAACGCATACAACACCAGGGCTGCGCCACTTAAAATAATCAGAATAGCCAGAATGAACAGACCTCGGGTGGGGTCGCTGGCAAACGAATGCACCGACACAATTACGCCCGAGCGCACTAAAAACGTCCCCAGCAGACTAAGAGAGAAGGCCGCAATTGCTAACAATACAGTCCAGGATCGGAACACTTTACGCTTTTCGGTCACCGCCAGCGAATGCATTAATGCGGTACCCACAAGCCAGGGCATAAAGGACGCATTTTCTACCGGATCCCAGAACCACCAGCCGCCCCAGCCTAATTCATAATAGGCCCACCAACTCCCAAGACAGATCCCCACGGTTAAAAAGGACCAGGCTGCAATAACCCACGGCCGTGACCAGCGCGCCCAGGTAGAATCCAGGCGCCCGGCAATCAGCGCCGCTACCGCAAAGGCAAAGGCCACCGCAAAGCCCACATACCCCATATACAACATGGGCGGGTGAATGATCATTCCAAAGTCCTGCAGCAGCGGGTTAAGATCCCGACCATCTACCGGAAAAAACGGCAACATACTTTCAAAAGGGTTGGAGGTAAGCAGCATAAATAAATAGAAGCCAATGGCGATCATCCCCAACACCGCCAGCACTCTGGCAACCATTTCCGGTGGTACGCTGCGACTAAATACAGCTACGGCTACGGTCCAGAAACTTAGCATCAGCACCCATAACAAAAACGAGCCTTCATGCCCGCCCCATACTGCGGTTAATTTGTAGTGCATGGGCAGCTGGCTGTTGGAATGCTGGGCAACATAAGCCACCGAAAAGTCATCGGTGGCAAAGGCATACGATAAGCAAATAAATGCAATCAGGGTAAATACAAACATCCCCGCCGCCAATGGCCGGGCCGAGGCGATGAGCGCAGCATGGCCTTTGGCCGCGCCCGCCAGCGGGTAAACAGCCAGTAAAATGGCACATACCAGCGCCAGGGTCAGCGCGATATTACCTAACTCAGGCACTACCATGTGGCGCCTTCCATTTTCGCCGGCTTCTGATGTTTAATCCCCTTGAGCTTTTCTGCCAGTTCCGGGGGCATATATTCTTCATCATGTTTGGCTAACACTTCCTGAGCCCTGATGTGCGTGGCCTGTGTCAATACACCGGTAGCCACAATCCCCTGCCCTTCGCGAAATAAGTCCGGCAAGATGCCCTGATACGACACGGTGACCTGGGGCCCGGTATCAATCAGCGCAAATGTCACATCCAGGGACTCCGGATCCCGGGTTACCGAGCCTGGCACTACCAACCCGCCAATGCGTAAGCGCTGGCCAACCTGGGGAAGGGTGCCCTGCTTACCGCTGACCACCTCTGATGGGGTATAAAACAAATCAATATTATCATTGAGCGCAAATAACATCAGCGCCACAGCTGCGCTGAGCAGCCCTCCCACACCCAGAACAATAATCAATCGTTGTTTTCGTCTTGGATTCACAGGTTACTCCTGAGCCGGCTTTGTGTGCTGCCGGGCTTTTTGAATGCGCGCCTGACGCTGTTGATGTTGGGTAATCGATTTTAACAGCCTGCGTCGCTCAACCCTGGCTGAACCAACCAGCACTGCCATCACCAAAAATGAAACACCAAAGCTGAGCCAGACATACAAGCCATACCCTCCCATGGCCACAAAACTGCTTAGCGAATCAAACTGCATCCTGATTTCCTTTGTCACGGTGTAAAAGCTGATACACCCAGGGGCGATGCAGTTCGCGCCGGATGATTTCATTTTTCAGTCGTAAACAGGTGAGCGTAGCAATAAACATGGCCATGCCCCCAATATTCATCAGCAATGGCCACAGCATTTCGGCGGCAATCGAAGGTTTATCAAATTTGGTAATGGTGGCGCCCTGATGCAGCGTATTCCACCACTCTACCGAAAAGTGAATGACCGGAATATTTACTACGCCCACCAGCGCCATAACGCCGGCCGCCTTACCTGCTTGCTGCTTGTCATCAAATGTGCCGTAAAGAGCGATAACGCCGCAATATAAAAAGAATAAAATAAGCTCTGAGGTCAGTCGCGCATCCCATACCCACCAGGTCCCCCACATGGGTTTACCCCAGGCTGCTCCGGTAAATAAAGCAATAAAGGTCATTGCTGCGCCCACAGGTGCCATCGCTATCATGGCCATAAAGGCGGTGCGCCATTGCCATACAATGCCCACCAGGGCAGCCAACGCCATTGCCACATAGGTGCTCATACTCAGCATCGCGGCGGGCACATGGATATAGATGATCCGAAAAGAATCGCCCTGCTGATAATCAGCCGGCGTAAACAACAACCCCCACAGCGTACCGGGGATCAGCAATGCTGCACTGATCGCCGCAAACCAGGGGGTCAGACGCTGGCATAAGCGGTAGGCGGCCTGCGTTTTTGCATAAGGATGTAACCACTTGAACATCAGTGCTGACTCACTTTCAAAGCATAGGCCGTGGCAAAGGGTGCTACCGCCAGAGCGCACATCAGCATCGCACCAATAATGGCAAGCTGGGGTGCATAAGAAACGTGTAATGCTGCTGACTCTACCGCAGAGGTAGCAAAAATCAACAAGGGAATGAACACCGGTAGCATCAGCAGCGATGGCAACAGGGCCCCTTTTTCTACCCCCACTGTAAGGCCTACGGCAATGGCCCCGACCAGTGATAGCAAGGGCGTACCCAGCAATAGCGAGGCGCAAAGCGCCAGATACATCGGCCACGATAAGTTTAAAAATAACGCCAGTAAGGGCGAGAGCAGCAACAATGGCAAAAAGCTTACCAGCCAGTGTACCGCTGATTTAATAACAACAATCTGAAAAACCGGCACCCCGCTCAACAACAACTGCTCCAGCGAGCCATCCTGATAATCTTGTTTGAACAAACGCTCCATGCCAAGCAGGGCTGATAAAATTGCTGCCACCCAGATAACCCCGGGACCAATTCGCTGCAGAATCTGGGGTGCCGGGCCCACCGCAATGGGAAAGAGGGTTACCACAATCAGCAAAAATAATAGGGGTTGGGCAAGTTCACCTTTTTGCCGGAACGCCACCGCCAGATCCCGATGTAATACCCCTTTAATAAGCCGGTTCACAAAGTATACTCCAGCTCAACCACCTGCAGATAGCATGTTGCCTGCAGGGTTTGGTGTGAGGTCAGAATTACCGCCCCGCCACTGGCTACAAATTGAGTAATATGCTGCTCTATCAGGGCAATTCCGGCGGTATCTAATGCCGTAAAAGGCTCATCGAGGATCCACAACTGCGCGGGTTTAAGCCATAAGCGGGCTAAAGCCACCCGCCGCTGCTGTCCTGCTGACAGCATTTTGACAGGCAAATCTTCAAGACCCACCAGCCCCAGACGGGTTAACAGATCATATAACTGCGCGTCGCTGCATTCAGCCTGATGCAGATGCGCCCAAAACTGCAGATTTTCCAGCGCACTTAAGCTCGCGGTCAGCCCGCTTTTGTGACCCAGATACACCATGGTTTCAAAGTAAGTAGCGTTCAGTGGCTGGGAATCCCACAACACCTGCCCGGTGTCGGCCTGACTCAGTCCGGCAATAATTCGCAGCAAGCTGGTTTTTCCGGCCCCATTAGGCCCACGCAGGTGAATTAACTGTCCCGATGAAATCTGCAGCGATAGGTTCTCAAACAAAATGCGATCACGTTTGCTACATGACACATCCTGTACGACTAATTCAGGCAAGAAAGCGCTTCCGTTCTCGTTACTTAGCAATGGTAAAACGCAGTTTACCACACAAAAAAATCTGCGCGAGTATTGAACAAAGTAAGCCGGCTGGCCAAAGTTGTGAAAGGGCTCGCCCGGGGTGAAATGTCCCGCCCGCTGAATTAGCCAGCTGCATCATTATGACGTATCAGCGATTCATCAGATGTTTGATATCTACCCGCGCTGGTGCAACTTGACGGGCGGGTAACTAAACACAGGGATTCGGTGAGGCTTATAAGCGACTAAGTTAGAAGCCGGCTAAGTTAGAAGTCGGGTAGGCGAGAAGGCGAAAGTTGGGTGCTGCTTTTGAGATATTTATTATGCAGATAATTGAGGCAGGCTTTGTGCCCGTAAAAACAAGCCTCAAACACGGTGAACCCGGGCTAATTACCTACTGTGTGCAGGCATATGCTGACGATAGTAAGGTCTGCTGCGTATACGGATCCGGTGCGCAGGTAAGGCGCTGACTGGCGTCAGGCCAGCTGGGGCGGCGCTAACTCAGAGACCGGCGCAGCGCCTGAGGTTGGGGTCGATGAAAGTGACTCGGGAACGGTGCTCTTGTTCCGGCCTCGTAAGTGGTCAACTTCGCCTTGTAACGCCTGTGCCAGCTGCGCCAACTGGCTACTTAAAGAACAAACATCGCGATTTTCATTAGAGGTGCTCTCGGCCAGGTTGCGCATGTCGAGGATCTGCACCGCCAGGGATTGACTCACACCGCTTTGCTCGGCAGCGGCCGACGCGATGTAATGGTTCTTTTCATTGATCAATGTGACGGAGACTAGAATTTCCGCCAGCAGGTTATCTGCGTTCTTAATGTACTCATGAGTAGACTCGGTCTGCACCCGGCCCGCCTCCATTGACGCCACCGACGCCTTCACCCGATTCTCAATATTGTGCAAAATGGCTTCAATTTCTACCGTTGACTCTTGAGTGCGCTGGGCCAATGAGCGCACTTCATCTGCCACCACCGAGAAGCCCCTGCCCTGTTCGCCGGCTCGTGCAGCTTCAATGGCCGCGTTTAGCGCAAGCAGATTGGTCTGCTCGGCAATCCCCCCAATCACCTCGAGTACCGAGCCGACATTTTCTGTTTCCACGGCAAGTTGGCTGATCAACCGATCGGTTTCCGCAGTGCGCTCTAGCAGTCCAGTCATTGTATCTTGCGCATTTATCATGGCACTGCTTCCAGACTTCACCAGCGTCTCGGAACGCGCCGTCGACGTCGCTGTTTCGGTCGCATTGGCTGCCACTTCATTGGATGCGGTATGCATTTCTTCCACCGACGTAGCCGCCAGATCACTCAGTTCCCGTTGTTTGCTGGTGGCCCGATTGATTTCAGTCGACATAATATCGAGCCGCTGGGTTGCTTCGCCGAGCGCCTCGCAGTTTGATTCAAGCCGACCGATCATCCCACCCAATAATATTCTCAACCGGTTCATACTATTGGCCAGATCGCCCAATTCATCGCGGCGGTTTGTTTCGATGGGTTGATCAAATGTTCCCGCGTTCATAAGCTCAACACCACGTTCAAGCTGTTGAATAGGTTTAATAATGGCTCGACGGATATACCAGTTGAGCATGAACAGGACTGTGGGGCTTAAGATCAGCGTCATGAGGATAGCAAGCACCTTGGCCTGGTCGGCGCCAGAGCTGTCCAGACTGGCATCCGTTTTTAATTTATTGCCCAACTCCTCCATAGAGGCCGAAGGGGCTCGGTCTATCCCTTTTACCGCTGCATCGCCTACTTTCGGATCAAAACCACTGTCGATGTAGGCCTGCCGGCCTTTGTTGTACTGCAGTCCCATTTTTTTGTGGGTTCTCAAAAAATCCTGGGCGATGGCCTGCAGTTCTGGTTTGGTAGAGAGACTTGACGATAAGGTGCTCACCAATTGCTGGACCTCCGCCTGTCTGGCCTGGAAACGGCTCCAGTATTTTTCCATTTGTTCTGGATCATGGCCTCTGAGCAAAACATTTTTCCACTCCTGAACCTGCCGCTTAAATAGCAGGTTGGCGGTATCCGCCTGTTTTTCCCAGGCTTTAGTCACACTAATGACATGGCCAAGCTTGTTCACCGCATTGTCCATGTTGAAAATAGCGATAAAGGCAACGACGATCATTGCGGCGATTGTCATCACCAAACTAGTTCCAAGCTTGAATTGTAGTGAGCGTGTGCGCATGGGAAAGGTTCCTGAACAATAATCAAACAAATGTTCGCCTGAAGGCTAAATTGAGTCTAGTTTAAAAATTGTACTATTCAAGCAAGCCAGCACTGCTACAGCGCTACGCAGAACACAGAGCGCAGGGATAAACATTAACCGTTTTTTTCATAACCCTATAAATAGCGAAGGTTTATTGAAGTTTTACTTTCGAAAAGAGGCTGTCTCTCGATCGGGAAGAACCAGTGGCTCATTCAAATAATAGCGCCGATCGAGTGGTATCCGGACTTGTTAACAACAGTAGCCAGCCTAAGACCTCGTAGGCCTGCCTGGTTAAACAGCGTACTGTACGCACCTGCCTGTAGGTCCCTGCCGGTTTGGTTGCGATGCTTTTACACGCTCTATCGCCAGCCCGATAATTCCAGGCATGACTACTCGTTATTTAGGACCAATTACAAAGACCAACTAGGGTGAGGTATGACTTACCCTGAGATGTATTATTCGCCTTGCGCTGGCATGTGGCGGGAGGCGGCCAGCTGTATCAGGGGCTTCCGACGAATTTCCTCTCCCCCCCAGGGGCATGACTGCGGTCACCTCCAGTATCAGACCGGTTTAGGAAAGTTCGCGGTCCTGCTGAATGTTGCGGTGACAGCTTTTCTGGCAAGATCGAGACGCGTTTGACAGACAACACAGCCTGGCCAATGCACTTCGGTCATTGCGGTTACCAGACATGTTTAGTCTGATGACCTAACCCTGGTTAAACACAGTTGTTCCGGGTAAAGATTAGGCGCAAGTTCGGCGCTGTGATCGCGCGTTGAGTTGGATGCAACGCACGGTCACAAAGACCCGATACATGGAGAAGTCTAAGAAAAACAAAGCTGATGGGTCAGCGGGCCCGGTTCATAAAAACCAGCAGAATCTAACCCGGCAGCAAGCAGGCAAAGAGCGGCTGAAGGGGCTAAAAGGGGCTAAGGGGCCACCAGAGGTTCGGCGGAAGCACTAACCGATTTAGCGCCGGTTTCCAGTTTGTTCCAAACTTTCTCGTGAAAATAAAAAGCCACTGTATTGATGGCAGGCTCCACCAGGGCCAACAACCCACCAATTAATAAGCTGCCGGTAAGTAGATAGGCCACGGTAAAGGCGACGGAAAAATGCATGATGGCAAAAGTAATGGTCTTTTTCATGTTAACTGTCACTTACGCTAAAAACGATAATGATAATTATTATCATTAGAGGCGCCACATGCCAATCTTTTTTTTCAATGTGCTTAATCGCCCATTTTATCCGCCGGTCAGGCCCCGCCCGATTGCATGGGTAGGGCCAGGGCTGAATAGCATGCAGGGCGATTCAGCATTGCTGTGTCGTGAATCATAATTTTTTTGTGACCGGATAGTGCTGATACAGCCATACAAGCAGCTCATCCACACTTGTTTTTTCCTGTGAATGCCTGTCCATCACCATTACTTTTAAGTGACGTCGGTTTGCTACTTATTTTATAGTGGAACTAAAGTTGTGCCAGCTTCGTACCGTTAAACAACCATGACCAATTCCATTATTGCGCCTGCTATCACTGGATTATCCGGCTCAGCTACTGCTGTCAGTGGCGAGGTTCCGACCATACCAGTTTCACAGCAGCCAGCCAACGCCCAGCTTCAGCTAGCCCCTGCTAACCAACTGCAGATAAACGTTGCCGCGATAAACGCTCAGCTAACCGGGGCCCTGGCTACTGTTTCGCCGCCCCTTACTAGCAGTAAGTTGGCGGCTGACACGTTGCCAGGCCCCGGGCTGATCTCCCGTATTGGCGATAATCAGGCACTGGTTTCTTCAGTCAAAGCACATAATGTCGCAGTAGTGCTGGCGGCGACTGAAAAAAGTCAGGTATTGGGCGAGCTTAGCCGAGCGCTGTCGAGCGTGCGCGCCCCGGTCGTACACATGCCGGTCACGGTGGTCGCCGCAGCGGCGAACCAAATAACCCTTAATGCGGCCACCCTTGCGCGTCCGATAACCTTATCGGTACCAGATCCTGCAGCTATTACAACGGGTTCCTCCACATTGATGCGCCATACCCAGACCGGGCAATGGTCTTTGGGAGAGGTGGATATTTCTTCGTCAATGTCGCCTCAGGCGAAAACCTCCCTGTCAAAGGCGGTGATGGCACATTCATTAAAATCTCCGGGGCTGGTGTTCGAACATTTACCGTCAAATACGGTAAAACAATTAAGCGCCCAGGCTCCAAAATTAGCCACTTCGTTAGCCCAGCCTCATGTGAGCGTGTCTTTTCACGGCTCACAACTAAATGCAACTACAGCGGTATGGCAACCGGTCCTTAAACTCACGGCTGACTTACCTGTATTTAAAGACCTTGCGCCCCTGGCTACGGCTAAACTACCTCAACTACCGGAGTTACGTGTCGCTGTAAACCTGCTCACAGAGCAGGCAGGATCACAGGATGCGAAGGCTGCAATGGTGAACATGCCGTCAAACGTTGGTAAGGCTATTGAAACATTAGCGGAGTCCCTGCCTGCCGATAAAACACAATTGCAGCAGCTACAACAACAGATCCCGCAGCTGGCCCGCAAACTACTTACCGATACCGGCTCTACCCAACAGGCGTTATCTCAGCTACTTGGCATCTTAAAAGGCGTGCGTCCCAGCAGCAGCGACTCGGCAGACGTGCTGGCCAGGATCACTACGCAATTGTCTGATGAAGCGTTGTTTTCAAAACCCTCTGTGCCTCACAGCGGTAACCTGGAGCCGTCAATCACCAAACCATCGCCGTTGGTTGCCCAACTACAAAGCTTGTTTGCCGCCACCAGTCTGCCGGTTACCCCGACTACCTTACCGTCATCCGCTTCGCCGTCTAACTTTGTTGCGGCCCTGGTGAGCTTATTACAAATTTCGTTAGGCGCCAAAGCTCTGACTCGCGCTGATGCCGGCGGCAGGTCAGCCCTACAGCAAAGTATTGCGGCCAGTAATGCAAGCAACACCGGTCCTACCGCCTCGGCTATACGGGCCGGGTTTGATGTAACGAGTCAGGACAAACAAGGCCAGCTTTTAAATACTCTTAAGACCTTACTGGCGAACCATCAGACCACTAAGCTCACAAACGCCGAGGCCCGCCTGCAGGGGCAGGAACAGTTTTATTTTATTTTGCCTTTTACCAGTCAGGGCCGCCAGGCCCCGGAGGTTTTAATTAGCAGGGATGCAGAAGACAAATCCAGGACGGGGACAGATGAAACTTCGGATAAGCAGTGGCAACTGACCATGAAGCTGGACATCGGCGCTCAGGGGGAGCTTTTGGCTAAATCTGAGATCAACGGTCATATCCTGTCGATTAATCTGTATACCTCCACCAGCACCTTATTAACCCAGGTCTCTGATACCCTACCCTTTTTATTACGTAAACTGGAAAGTTTGGGGCTGAAAATTGAGACAAGCTCGGTACAACGAGGCAAGATCCCAGCACATTTAGCCGACCGGCCATACCAATTGTTCGAGACAAAAGCATGAGCGATACAGTTAAACGCGCCATTGGCCTGAAATACGCTAATCAGGGCGATAAGCAAGCCCCCACGGTGGTGGCGAAAGGTCATGGTGATATGGCTGAGGCCATCATTGAGCTGGCCAAAGAGTCCGGAGTACTGGTACACGAAGATCCCTATTTAAGTGATATCCTGAACCAGCTGGATTTAGGGCAGGAAATTCCTGAAACGCTCTATTATGTCATCGCCGAACTCATCGCTTACTCCTATGTATTACAGGGCAAAACGCCAGCCGGTTGGGAAGAAATGAGCAACCGGTTGAATCAGATAGTCTGAAACTACCTGATGGCTATGTGAGACCCACAGTAGTGTTTTGGTTTTAGGTAGAATATGGTGGGTTTACCCAGATACAGGTTATCAGTTTCGGAATCGCGAGAGCTTCGTAGTTCAAATTTAAGCTTATCGTTAAAATGAAGGGACGGGTTTTATTTAACAGGCGGCTATGAGCTGACTTTCAGGTTTAATCAAACTCTGTATAAAAAATTTCAAATGAAGTCGTACCCAATCCAAACAACTGCTCAGTAAATCAATGCCTGGTACTTATCAATAGCAACCCTGCATTCTTTTATGCTCGTATTAAAAATTCGCCACAGCCCCTAACGACGATTTCTGAAAACACGCTCCAGATACAAAAATACCCGCTGCTGCGGGTATTTTTATTAACTCAAGTGGAGCACTTATGCGTCCTGATCGTTGTCTGTTTCTTCTGCTTTAGCTTCTGGCTCTTTTTTGACTTTGGGCATCAGTAGCTCTTCGCGTATTTTCTGCTCAATCTCATTGGCAATCTCAGGATGGCCTTTTAAGAAATTAATCACATTGGCTTTACCCTGACCAATACGGTCGCCTTTGTAGCTGTACCAGGCACCGGCTTTATCAACCAGCTTCTGCTTCACACCCAGGTCAATCAGCTCGGCTTCTTTACTGATGCCTTCACCATAACGAATCATAAATTCGGCCTGGCGGAATGGTGGGGCCACTTTGTTTTTCACCACTTTCACCCGGGTTTCGTTACCCACCACTTCGTCGCCTTCTTTCACCGCGCCGATACGGCGGATATCCAGACGAACCGAAGAGTAAAACTTAAGCGCATTACCACCGGTGGTCGTTTCAGGGTTACCAAACATCACACCAATCTTCATACGAATCTGGTTGATGAAAACAACCAAGGTGTTTGAACGTTTGATGTTGGCGGTGAGTTTACGCAATGCCTGGGACATCAAACGTGCCTGCAGGCCAACATGAGAGTCACCCATGTCACCTTCAATTTCCGCTTTAGGGGTTAACGCGGCAACCGAGTCAACAATGACCACATCC harbors:
- a CDS encoding heme lyase CcmF/NrfE family subunit, which translates into the protein MVVPELGNIALTLALVCAILLAVYPLAGAAKGHAALIASARPLAAGMFVFTLIAFICLSYAFATDDFSVAYVAQHSNSQLPMHYKLTAVWGGHEGSFLLWVLMLSFWTVAVAVFSRSVPPEMVARVLAVLGMIAIGFYLFMLLTSNPFESMLPFFPVDGRDLNPLLQDFGMIIHPPMLYMGYVGFAVAFAFAVAALIAGRLDSTWARWSRPWVIAAWSFLTVGICLGSWWAYYELGWGGWWFWDPVENASFMPWLVGTALMHSLAVTEKRKVFRSWTVLLAIAAFSLSLLGTFLVRSGVIVSVHSFASDPTRGLFILAILIILSGAALVLYAFRASTLNSVARYQMFSREVLLMGNNLFLCAATIVVLLGTLLPLIHKEIGLGSISIGAPFFNKMFVYLVVPFVFMLGIGPLVRWKSQPVGALSRQMLLAFGLSLSAALLVFFSYSQPAYMAVLGLVLAFWIVICTIMEVLQRLESLGQQHSVLQRLSMLTRSHWAMVLGHLGFAVSLIGITLVSNYELERDIRMSPGEQVTIGAYQVRFDAHTTQAGPNYNADVGQFTVSQSGQEVAVLFPEKRLYLVQKMPMTEAAIDSGLTRDIFIALGEPLSGSAWAVRIYIKPFVIWIWSGGGIMAMAGLLAVSDRRYRLGRARSTVISGSGATTTPAEVL
- the ccmE gene encoding cytochrome c maturation protein CcmE, which gives rise to MNPRRKQRLIIVLGVGGLLSAAVALMLFALNDNIDLFYTPSEVVSGKQGTLPQVGQRLRIGGLVVPGSVTRDPESLDVTFALIDTGPQVTVSYQGILPDLFREGQGIVATGVLTQATHIRAQEVLAKHDEEYMPPELAEKLKGIKHQKPAKMEGATW
- the ccmD gene encoding heme exporter protein CcmD, which encodes MQFDSLSSFVAMGGYGLYVWLSFGVSFLVMAVLVGSARVERRRLLKSITQHQQRQARIQKARQHTKPAQE
- a CDS encoding heme ABC transporter permease; protein product: MFKWLHPYAKTQAAYRLCQRLTPWFAAISAALLIPGTLWGLLFTPADYQQGDSFRIIYIHVPAAMLSMSTYVAMALAALVGIVWQWRTAFMAMIAMAPVGAAMTFIALFTGAAWGKPMWGTWWVWDARLTSELILFFLYCGVIALYGTFDDKQQAGKAAGVMALVGVVNIPVIHFSVEWWNTLHQGATITKFDKPSIAAEMLWPLLMNIGGMAMFIATLTCLRLKNEIIRRELHRPWVYQLLHRDKGNQDAV
- the ccmB gene encoding heme exporter protein CcmB, whose translation is MNRLIKGVLHRDLAVAFRQKGELAQPLLFLLIVVTLFPIAVGPAPQILQRIGPGVIWVAAILSALLGMERLFKQDYQDGSLEQLLLSGVPVFQIVVIKSAVHWLVSFLPLLLLSPLLALFLNLSWPMYLALCASLLLGTPLLSLVGAIAVGLTVGVEKGALLPSLLMLPVFIPLLIFATSAVESAALHVSYAPQLAIIGAMLMCALAVAPFATAYALKVSQH
- the ccmA gene encoding cytochrome c biogenesis heme-transporting ATPase CcmA, whose amino-acid sequence is MPELVVQDVSCSKRDRILFENLSLQISSGQLIHLRGPNGAGKTSLLRIIAGLSQADTGQVLWDSQPLNATYFETMVYLGHKSGLTASLSALENLQFWAHLHQAECSDAQLYDLLTRLGLVGLEDLPVKMLSAGQQRRVALARLWLKPAQLWILDEPFTALDTAGIALIEQHITQFVASGGAVILTSHQTLQATCYLQVVELEYTL
- a CDS encoding methyl-accepting chemotaxis protein; this encodes MRTRSLQFKLGTSLVMTIAAMIVVAFIAIFNMDNAVNKLGHVISVTKAWEKQADTANLLFKRQVQEWKNVLLRGHDPEQMEKYWSRFQARQAEVQQLVSTLSSSLSTKPELQAIAQDFLRTHKKMGLQYNKGRQAYIDSGFDPKVGDAAVKGIDRAPSASMEELGNKLKTDASLDSSGADQAKVLAILMTLILSPTVLFMLNWYIRRAIIKPIQQLERGVELMNAGTFDQPIETNRRDELGDLANSMNRLRILLGGMIGRLESNCEALGEATQRLDIMSTEINRATSKQRELSDLAATSVEEMHTASNEVAANATETATSTARSETLVKSGSSAMINAQDTMTGLLERTAETDRLISQLAVETENVGSVLEVIGGIAEQTNLLALNAAIEAARAGEQGRGFSVVADEVRSLAQRTQESTVEIEAILHNIENRVKASVASMEAGRVQTESTHEYIKNADNLLAEILVSVTLINEKNHYIASAAAEQSGVSQSLAVQILDMRNLAESTSNENRDVCSLSSQLAQLAQALQGEVDHLRGRNKSTVPESLSSTPTSGAAPVSELAPPQLA
- a CDS encoding DUF2061 domain-containing protein is translated as MKKTITFAIMHFSVAFTVAYLLTGSLLIGGLLALVEPAINTVAFYFHEKVWNKLETGAKSVSASAEPLVAP
- a CDS encoding EscU/YscU/HrcU family type III secretion system export apparatus switch protein, which gives rise to MSDTVKRAIGLKYANQGDKQAPTVVAKGHGDMAEAIIELAKESGVLVHEDPYLSDILNQLDLGQEIPETLYYVIAELIAYSYVLQGKTPAGWEEMSNRLNQIV
- the recA gene encoding recombinase RecA translates to MEDNKSKALTAALGQIEKQFGKGAIMRLGDNQGMDIESISTGSLSIDIALGIGGLPCGRVVEIYGPESSGKTTLTLQVIAEAQKKGKTCAFVDAEHALDPIYAEKLGVNINDLLVSQPDTGEQALEICDMLVRSNAVDVVIVDSVAALTPKAEIEGDMGDSHVGLQARLMSQALRKLTANIKRSNTLVVFINQIRMKIGVMFGNPETTTGGNALKFYSSVRLDIRRIGAVKEGDEVVGNETRVKVVKNKVAPPFRQAEFMIRYGEGISKEAELIDLGVKQKLVDKAGAWYSYKGDRIGQGKANVINFLKGHPEIANEIEQKIREELLMPKVKKEPEAKAEETDNDQDA